AAAGCTACTCACATATCACAATACACtacatttatttcctttcaaCCAAGTCCTAATCTGCTTCCAAGGCACTatttagcattaaaaataatgaatctgTGACCCTTTTTTGTTCTACAGCAGACACTGCTGTTctaaaaaaaggaatcaaaaggagagaaaatccttaaaatataatttgtaaaacAGAACTACAATATAACCCACAAAtctcacttctggatatatatccaaaggaaataaaatcactacctcaaaaagatatctgcactcccacattcaatgcagcattactcacaatagcaaggtatggaaacaacccaagtgtctgttgacagatgaatggataaagaaattgtggtgtgtatatatacacaacagtatactattcatcctttaaaaagaaggaaatcctgctatttttgacaacatgggtgaacctggaggacattatgctaactaaaataagccagacacagaaagacaatactgcatgatctcacttatatgtggaatctaaaaaaattggaATTCATGGTAACAGAGAGTATGCTATAAGAAAGAATTCATATCTGTTCACTCACCAAAGggatcaaaacaaaaacaaaactctaagGCCAGTTAAACTAGCCAAAGACAAAGCATTTCCCTGTATGTacattgaaaagaaaatgatttctcaTCCACCCCCTTTCTTGCTTATAGAAAAGAGgtagaataataatatatataatattggatactaaaaataataataataatatatataacatgattCTATAAATAAACTATTGAGTTACTCTAATCCCTAGCAGATAAAATTAGCCATCAAGTACTAGTGGTCTGATCTACATTTTGTAAACATTATTAGTCAGACAATTCAGGGTCAATACTGTTCAAAGGTAAGATTCATTTAGCTTAATCACTCTTGAATATTAAGCCTAAGAAGAATAAAACAGTTAAATGCAAAGTAAATATCCTGCTAGAAAAGATGCAAATTTCTTAAACACACTCACAGATGAGTCCTTGAAAGTGATGGAGTGTCAGTATACAAATTCAGCATATTATATTGaaaacattgaaaataatttatcaaattcCCAAATAAAGCAAATCCAGATCTTTTGTAAGTAAAGCACATCCAAACAAttgcaaataaaaagttaaaattttctcttaaaaaagattttatctttttaagcaGTAATTACAGAACAATGGCTAAAACTGAATGAGTTATATCACAAACCTGAAACTGTGGAATTGTCATTTCGAAGGACTTGTTCTTTACTTGGCCTGAAGGATCTGCCACTTTGAGTATCACTGCAACATAAGGATACTTAAGTGACCTGCAGCTGTCTGAGCTCACAGCCATACCCAGCTTCCACTGAAAATCTATGAGCTGTAATGAAACAGTACACAATACACCAGTTATAATATTGCCCTGAATGCAGATATTTATTCAATTTTACTGCTCTCATATTCAAGTTTTAATTTCAAGGCCagtcagaataaaagaaaatatcttcattttaatatTGCTAGGGGGATATAATAATCAAATGAACACAGAGAGAGGCAATAAGGGATATAAACAGGGCTGGAAAACAACACTGTCATaattacaaaagggaaaaaaacaaaaacaaaagtctcCACCTGATGTGTTATGGAGGTAGATGTGGCAGtactggttttcttttcattttgctccAGTACTTAAGGGGACTCCAAACATTTTGGACCATCTCTTATCTCATTTTCCTGTTCCACATATGTCTTTCCCCATTCCACAACCCAAAAGTCCTAAAATGGAAGATGAGTTATATACCATCTTCATATTTGATTGAGGCATACATGGGAACCATACCAGTTTCTTTCCTCACCACAGTCCTTGACCTGAAACCTTACACTAGCATAAATACTGGGGAAGGTGGTTTTAGATTTCATCACTGTTGATGGATACCTGCCACGTGATGTGCTATGCAGTTTACATGTATTTAATGCCTCACTGAATCATCATAACATTATAggctattatttccattttgcaggtgaCAAAACTGAATTTCAGAGAGCTTACATAATATGCACAAGGTCACACATTTCTGGACTCATAACTGAAACCAAAGTCTGTTTGACTCCAATGATTACATGCTTATTGACTACTGGCTGCCTCATTACCTCCTAGCTAATTCTTTTCAATGATTGTTCAGTGTTGCCATGGCATAAAACAGGACTGGATAAATGCAGCCCTTAATACTGAGTTTAAAACATAAGACAATAAATGGAGGAATTTTGTGTCTTGTTCCCAAAGCTTCAGAAGATATGTAGTACCTAGCAGGCACTCACAAAAAGTACCTGTCTACTGACTGATACCTTTTGCTACCAAATGAATGCTTACTGGGCAAATAGCTTTACGtattaataaaaaacattt
The nucleotide sequence above comes from Balaenoptera ricei isolate mBalRic1 chromosome 18, mBalRic1.hap2, whole genome shotgun sequence. Encoded proteins:
- the COMMD6 gene encoding COMM domain-containing protein 6, producing MEGCSEPQLDAKAKVTNQLIDFQWKLGMAVSSDSCRSLKYPYVAVILKVADPSGQVKNKSFEMTIPQFQNFYRQFKEIAAVIETV